One window of the Salvelinus fontinalis isolate EN_2023a chromosome 2, ASM2944872v1, whole genome shotgun sequence genome contains the following:
- the LOC129811548 gene encoding procathepsin L-like, producing the protein MTALYLAVLVLCVSAVCAAPRFDSQLEGHWHLWKNWHSKNYHESEEGWRRMVWEKNLKKIEMHNLEHTMGKHSYRLGMNHFGDMTNEEFRQTMNGYKQTTERKFKGSLFMEPNYLQAPKAVDWREKGYVTPVKDQGSCGSCWAFSTTGAMEGQQFRKTGKLVSLSEQNLVDCSRPEGNEGCNGGLMDQAFQYIQDNAGLDTEESYPYVGTDEDPCHYKPEFSAANETGFVDIPSGKEHAMMKAVAAVGPVSVAIDAGHESFQFYESGIYYEKECSSEELDHGVLVVGYGFEGEDVDGKKYWIVKNSWSEKWGDKGYIYMAKDRKNHCGIATASSYPLV; encoded by the exons ATGACAGCACTGTACTTGGCAGTGTTGGTGCTCTGTGTGAGTGCTGTGTGTGCGGCTCCTAGGTTTGACTCTCAGTTGGAGGGCCATTGGCACCTGTGGAAAAACTGGCACAGCAAGAACTACCATGAG AGcgaggagggctggaggaggatgGTTTGGGAGAAAAACCTGAAGAAGATTGAGATGCACAACCTCGAACACACCATGGGAAAACACTCCTACCGTCTGGGCATGAACCACTTTGGTGACATG ACCAATGAAGAGTTCAGGCAGACGATGAACGGCTACAAGCAGACGACTGAGAGGAAGTTCAAGGGCTCTCTGTTCATGGAACCCAACTACCTGCAGGCACCTAAAGCTGTTGATTGGAGGGAGAAGGGCTACGTCACTCCCGTCAAGGACCAG GGATCATGTGGGTCTTGCTGGGCGTTCAGCACCACCGGGGCCATGGAGGGCCAGCAGTTCAGGAAGACTGGCAAGCTGGTGTCGCTGAGTGAACAGAACCTGGTGGACTGCTCCAGACCGGAGGGCAACGAGGGCTGTAACGGTGGGCTCATGGACCAGGCCTTCCAGTACATCCAGGACAACGCCGGCCTGGACACAGAGGAGTCTTACCCCTACGTCGGCACT GATGAGGACCCTTGCCACTACAAGCCGGAGTTCAGTGCTGCCAACGAGACTGGCTTTGTGGACATCCCCAGTGGCAAGGAGCATGCTATGATGAAGGCTGTGGCTGCAGTCGGTCCTGTCTCTGTTGCCATCGATGCCGGCCACGAGTCCTTTCAGTTCTATGAGTCTG GGATCTACTATGAGAAGGAGTGCAGCAGTGAGGAGTTGGACCATGGCGTTCTAGTGGTGGGATATGGTTTTGAAGGAGAGGATGTGGATGGCAAGAAATACTGGATTGTCAAGAACAG CTGGAGTGAGAAATGGGGAGACAAAGGCTACATCTACATGGCCAAAGACAGGAAGAACCACTGTGGTATCGCCACGGCATCCAGCTACCCACTGGTCTAG